From one Salmo salar chromosome ssa09, Ssal_v3.1, whole genome shotgun sequence genomic stretch:
- the sphkap gene encoding A-kinase anchor protein SPHKAP isoform X6, which translates to MLLSLFTALRNFTESNFQSSAMFEGSESGDAEGVSTESTLGSSVTACKKVLCSSSVLDSSDYWLRNEKALCRLGLLEDDAEGRSNTMCFVNLDQQKVDRHNDSCIKKLASISPDLPKLVGSLSVRQPKVNEILLLGGLETPDPSHPHQYPTHTQGQRCTDVCLVQCAGGRRPTSIIYEINKFLIGLQWGQERQGSQGSQGRMMAGQRLDDDTNRSFSSIEEDFLTASEHLGDDIEDDGLRNECSDVAVGLADAAHSDRPACQRGRLGQNQWQDSEDSEVTICAPPATKKQGGRAPARASGHHNKESAGHYATNLAESVLQDAFIRLSQDEPSFATEAAVSMSPGSHRPPAGLTRTGAEEPSRARACSFELPKIVIVQSPDSCEGLPEWLGTQASHVAVEYGVGGAARQVTAEHGPEVHSFHPTTTTSGRHPNKPLQRALACAASVIGTISSPQVAEQLAMEPTEEDMEREGQRDPEGTDYSFSSAMCGMAQVAGAVAVVELAEEAEEGGCESEDDSTTEVYSAASVGLLSAAQASTAVTLHCSVAEGTSIEAFRTSIAEVLHKEAAGVLAQPQDYKSVAHLLESTHNRIVDGITSPKKSYLDKMDETEVDDFISEVANGLFKHAFEKAKKKRELEGPGKDVPDIQGFLQESVSNVLFDVLCLTSKRIGDISKCDIGSFDRQEDDIGSRDYEAAATTKEPLSQLQRFVGSSQPDNCEAHWAEKTPIYSAIMEDKYGLEERESEPYGSHSSPHIRQQQQLRQAPTKVSSSTKDCYDLQGQQARGNIREPFTESLPHQVSSSLGTEKRWRASTDSRQSSLTPQSSFSSSTTGALVCLKMDSESRTTPVNYFADDLATTVVSMATELAAICLENSSGKQPWFCALKGAAGYYPEGGYLLPSCCTALRRKEGQNGGVASKKHRPPRLSEIKRKTEEQPELMECLVNRVVDETVNLDDMPQTLDPFALFASEVTARIMNCPELNVVDTSKPGQQTRSRLQCERWSRGKAASYESIPEEDAGPPGTPNTLGPGSRLGQNLSRGGSISKQSSCESITDEFSRFMVNQMEMEGRGFDLLLDYYAGQNASSILAAAVQQAATKKNGHLNVRTTSCLSKQSSTESITEEFYRFMLKDMDMESKDYSMGRTKEWSNSLLPPSPRTLFCIRQSSVPDRRFSDSRLTVNSPIKANSFDGFVRNVHGDTLNIYPTNSVQVSATGLCKSDSCLYQRGQTDQITDMLIHETWSSSIESLMRKNKIIADPEDSIDLVDAESQTHMLQYANRLAADIVETGKSVLQEGDGAGGGGVVGRQQHMPVGERRRGFKQSRPGCTRSRASQEQPGGGGDSTCTAAGPPIRGPREVPVPVIHIETDQRDDPESGNPVERAWHHPWDPAPPEGTAQWRAERASVSRSSEKAEKGHLRESKENVNEGSSLWTVGGSSSHRELLVVNCDLDPECVDSELRLALQWIAASELGLHAVYFRKCKDRRTSKVGAAQHIQFQRVLQLVSQKAWRIGDLFSAIIQFCKLHQEEEEGGSSLSSLFDWLLETH; encoded by the exons TAACTTCCAGTCATCAGCCATGTTCGAGGGCTCTGAGTCGGGAGATGCCGAAGGAGTCAGCACAGAGAGTACCCTGGGATCCTCCGTCACCGCCTGCAAGAAG GTGCTGTGCAGTAGCAGTGTGCTGGACTCGTCAGACTACTGGCTGAGGAATGagaaggctctgtgcaggctggGCCTCCTGGAGGATGACGCTGAGGGGAGAAGCAATACG ATGTGCTTTGTGAATCTGGACCAGCAGAAGGTGGATCGTCACAACGACAGCTGCATCAAG AAACTGGCCTCGATCTCTCCAGACCTGCCCAAGCTGGTTGGCTCTCTGAGCGTGCGACAGCCCAAGGTGAACGAGATCCTGCTGCTCGGTGGTTTGGAGACTCCGGacccctctcaccctcaccagtaccccacccacacacag GGCCAGAGGTGTACAGATGTGTGCCTGGTCCAGTGTGCTGGGGGCCGGCGGCCCACCAGCATCATCTATGAGATCAACAAGTTCCTGATCGGGCTACAGTGGGGTCAGGAGAGGCAGGGGTCCCAGGGGTCCCAGGGGCGGATGATGGCAGGGCAGAGGCTGGATGATGACACCAATCGCTCCTTCTCATCCATAGAGGAGGACTTCCTCACTGCCTCAGAACACCTGGGGGATGACATCGAGGATGACGGCTTACGAAACG agtgcagtgatgtggcAGTGGGCTTGGCAGACGCAGCACACAGCGACAGACCTGCGTGTCAGAGGGGACGCCTGGGCCAGAACCAGTGGCAGGACAGCGAGGACTCTGAGGTGACCATTTGCGCCCCCCCAGCCACCAAGAAACAAGGAGGAAGGGCACCGGCGAGAGCTAGCGGTCACCACAATAAGGAGTCGGCCGGCCACTACGCCACCAACCTGGCTGAGTCGGTACTGCAGGACGCCTTCATCCGCCTGTCTCAGGACGAACCGTCTTTCGCCACCGAGGCTGCTGTGAGCATGTCCCCCGGCAGCCACCGCCCCCCCGCCGGCCTCACCAGGACAGGAGCGGAGGAGCCCTCTCGGGCACGCGCCTGCTCTTTCGAGCTGCCTAAGATCGTCATAGTGCAGAGCCCGGATTCTTGCGAGGGCCTGCCGGAGTGGCTGGGTACCCAGGCCTCTCACGTGGCTGTGGAGTATGGTGTTGGTGGTGCTGCCAGACAGGTAACGGCAGAACACGGACCAGAGGTCCATAGCTTCCACcctaccaccactaccagtggacgCCACCCCAACAAACCCCTGCAGCGGGCCCTGGCATGTGCTGCCAGCGTCATCGGCACCATCTCCAGCCCACAGGTAGCAGAGCAGCTAGCGATGGAGCCAACAGAggaggacatggagagagagggacagagagaccctGAGGGCACTGACTACTCCTTCTCCTCAGCCATGTGCGGTATGGCCCAGGTGGCGGGGGCAGTGGCCGTTGTGGAGCTAGCTGAAGAGGCCGAGGAGGGGGGCTGCGAGTCAGAAGACGACTCCACCACCGAGGTCTACTCAGCCGCCTCCGTGGGACTCCTATCTGCAGCGCAGGCCTCCACGGCCGTCACTCTTCACTGCAGCGTTGCCGAGGGAACCAGCATCGAGGCCTTCCGCACCAGCATCGCTGAAGTTCTTCACAAGGAGGCAGCAGGGGTGCTGGCTCAGCCCCAGGACTACAAGAGTGTGGCCCACCTACTGGAGTCCACCCACAACAGGATCGTGGATGGCATCACGTCTCCCAAAAAGTCCTATCTGGACAAAATGGATGAAACTGAGGTGGACGATTTCATCAGCGAGGTGGCCAATGGCCTCTTCAAGCACGCGTTTGAGAAAGCTAAAAAGAAAAGAGAACTAGAAGGCCCGGGCAAAGACGTCCCTGATATCCAGGGCTTTCTGCAGGAGAGCGTGAGCAATGTGCTCTTCGACGTCCTTTGTCTCACTTCAAAGCGGATCGGTGACATTTCTAAATGTGATATAGGGTCGTTTGACAGACAAGAGGATGATATCGGCTCCAGGGACTATGAGGCGGCCGCCACCACCAAGGAACCATTAAGTCAATTACAGCGCTTCGTCGGCTCCAGCCAGCCCGATAATTGTGAAGCCCACTGGGCAGAGAAGACGCCCATCTACTCTGCGATAATGGAGGACAAATATGGACtcgaggagagggagagcgaaccTTATGGGTCTCACAGCTCGCCACatatcagacagcagcagcagctcagACAAGCTCCGACGAAAGTCTCGTCCTCTACTAAGGACTGCTATGACCTccagggccagcaggccagaggaaACATCAGAGAGCCTTTTACAGAGAGCTTACCCCACCAGGTCTCTTCATCCCTGGGCACAGAGAAAAGATGGAGAGCCAGTACGGACAGCAGACAGTCTTCTCTGACCCCTCAGTCCTCTTTtagctcctccaccacaggggCCTTGGTCTGCCTAAAGATGGACTCAGAGTCCAGAACTACCCCCGTCAACTACTTCGCTGATGACCTGGCCACCACCGTGGTCTCAATGGCCACTGAGCTGGCCGCCATCTGCCTGGAGAACTCCAGCGGGAAGCAGCCGTGGTTCTGTGCCTTGAAGGGCGCAGCCGGCTACTACCCCGAGGggggctacctgctgccctcttGTTGCACGGCCCTCCGCAGAAAGGAGGGCCAGAACGGCGGTGTGGCATCCAAAAAGCACCGGCCGCCACGCCTCAGTGAGATAAAGAGGAAGACGGAGGAGCAGCCCGAGTTGATGGAGTGCCTGGTCAACCGCGTGGTGGATGAGACCGTCAACCTAGACGACATGCCCCAGACTCTAGACCCATTTGCACTCTTTGCCTCCGAGGTCACCGCCCGCATCATGAACTGCCCCGAGCTCAACGTAGTTGACACCTCCAAGCCCGGCCAGCAGACCCGCAGCCGGCTGCAGTGCGAGCGGTGGAGCCGGGGCAAGGCCGCCAGCTACGAAAGCATCCCAGAGGAGGACGCAGGCCCCCCGGGTACCCCCAACACCCTGGGCCCTGGCAGCCGGCTGGGCCAGAACCTGAGCAGGGGAGGCTCCATCTCTAAGCAGTCCAGCTGCGAGAGCATTACGGATGAGTTCTCCCGCTTCATGGTGAACCAGATGGAGATGGAGGGCCGGGGTTTTGACCTGCTCCTGGACTACTACGCCGGGCAGAATGCCAGCAGCATCCTGGCGGCAGCCGTGCAGCAGGCAGCCACCAAGAAGAACGGCCACCTCAATGTGAGGACCACCTCCTGTCTGTCCAAGCAGTCCAGTACGGAGAGCATCACGGAGGAATTCTACAGGTTCATGCTCAAAGACATGGACATGGAGAGCAAAGACTACAGTATGGGCAGAACTAAAGAGTGGAGCAACAGCCTATTGCCTCCATCTCCCAGAACCCTCTTCTGTATCCGTCAGTCCTCCGTGCCAGACAGACGTTTCTCAGACTCCAGGCTGACCGTCAACTCGCCCATCAAGGCCAACTCCTTTGATGGCTTCGTCCGCAATGTGCACGGGGACACGCTCAACATCTACCCCACCAACTCGGTGCAGGTGTCTGCCACGGGCCTCTGCAAGTCTGACTCATGTCTGTACCAGAGGGGCCAGACTGACCAGATCACTGACATGCTGATCCACGAGACCTGGTCCAGCTCCATTGAGTCCCTGATGCGGAAGAACAAGATCATTGCGGACCCGGAGGACAGCATTGACCTAGTGGATGCAGAGTCCCAGACCCACATGCTGCAGTATGCCAACCGCCTGGCCGCAGACATCGTGGAAACCGGGAAGTCTGTCCTACAGGAAGGGGATGGAGCCGGAGGAGGGGGCGTGGTGGGGCGACAACAACACATGCccgtgggggagaggaggagaggcttcAAACAGTCCCGCCCTGGCTGCACCCGGAGCAGAGCCAGCCAGGAGCAACCAGGAGGGGGCGGAGACAGCACATGTACAGCAGCGGGTCCCCCCATCAGGGGCCCCAGGGAGGTCCCTGTACCGGTGATCCACATCGAGACAGATCAGAGGGACGATCCGGAGTCTGGAAATCCAGTGGAAAGGGCCTGGCATCACCCCTGGGACCCAGCGCCCCCTGAGGGGACAGCCCAGTGGCGTGCTGAGAGGGCCTCAGTGAGCCGCAGCAG